One window of Azospirillaceae bacterium genomic DNA carries:
- a CDS encoding RHS repeat-associated core domain-containing protein codes for MSYDSRNMLTRYAQGGTVQSMGYYPEGGRAWKQLNGVTTLTFEALGVEWGDYDVNGNLVRRYVRSTATGGPGGGDVMGWVDSSGARSLAVHDRQGSVVTVLNASGQSISAYYAYNDFGQSAQDGQTGSPYRYAGMRYDEIGLYVTPNRTYVPGIGRWLQMDPIGIKDGLNRYAYVGNNSLGLTDPTGLAGCCAAAGMGAAEASEAALAEERAAAAAAVGEEEAGAVGAAGMGQMRMAPGALRAIAEHGPGSEMGWAAEQALEEIDGAIHRGIDAVKGVFRGASGGSPALKGDDYHPDSVDLRIKPEYRANPAHDASRGDLFNPRKSPEPFDAAQVYAGSVRGGMGTWYSQGEKGYYRYFSDNAGGVHFSGILPEAEVPNSILKQIGR; via the coding sequence ATGAGCTACGACAGCCGCAACATGCTGACGCGGTACGCGCAGGGCGGCACGGTGCAGAGCATGGGGTACTACCCCGAGGGCGGGCGGGCGTGGAAGCAGCTGAACGGCGTGACGACGCTGACGTTCGAGGCGCTGGGGGTGGAGTGGGGCGACTACGACGTCAACGGCAATCTTGTGCGGCGGTACGTGCGCTCGACGGCCACGGGCGGCCCCGGCGGCGGGGACGTCATGGGATGGGTGGACAGCAGCGGGGCCCGCTCGCTGGCGGTGCACGACCGCCAGGGCAGCGTGGTGACGGTGCTGAACGCGTCGGGCCAGTCCATCAGCGCCTATTACGCGTACAACGACTTTGGCCAGAGTGCACAGGACGGGCAGACGGGATCGCCGTATCGGTACGCCGGCATGCGGTATGACGAGATCGGGCTGTACGTCACGCCCAACCGGACCTACGTGCCGGGGATCGGCAGGTGGTTGCAGATGGATCCCATCGGGATCAAGGACGGGCTGAACCGCTATGCGTATGTGGGGAACAATTCGCTTGGGTTGACTGATCCGACGGGGCTTGCGGGTTGCTGTGCCGCTGCGGGCATGGGCGCTGCTGAAGCTTCCGAGGCTGCGTTGGCGGAAGAACGAGCTGCTGCTGCGGCTGCTGTTGGTGAGGAAGAGGCCGGTGCCGTAGGTGCTGCGGGAATGGGCCAAATGCGGATGGCCCCAGGAGCGCTCAGGGCTATAGCCGAGCATGGGCCCGGATCTGAGATGGGATGGGCTGCAGAACAGGCTCTTGAGGAGATTGATGGCGCGATTCACCGCGGAATCGACGCAGTAAAAGGAGTATTTAGGGGAGCAAGTGGCGGAAGTCCGGCTCTGAAAGGTGATGATTATCATCCAGACTCTGTTGACCTGCGGATTAAGCCTGAGTACAGGGCAAATCCGGCTCACGATGCTAGTAGGGGTGATTTGTTTAATCCGAGAAAGTCACCTGAGCCATTTGATGCTGCGCAGGTATATGCAGGTTCTGTTCGCGGAGGGATGGGGACCTGGTATAGTCAGGGTGAAAAAGGTTATTATCGGTATTTCTCAGACAATGCTGGAGGGGTGCATTTTAGTGGAATATTGCCGGAAGCAGAGGTTCCTAATTCGATCCTTAAACAAATTGGTAGGTAG
- a CDS encoding Imm42 family immunity protein: MIVGNKESFAIEYEYDINFGGEWLFGKVCYWIFGNAVGNFDLGTSLRDFLFQMAPIVRDRGNRAGSSFCREPINNIFEKIDQVLWGESTIDIDLDMPARFDVRVPVDVFDLWRIYLIDCGDCSLIAYKMTTYPNFIVNSIRVGEFDLVVREVYERINKEYEANIGVEF; the protein is encoded by the coding sequence ATGATTGTTGGGAACAAGGAATCATTCGCGATTGAGTATGAGTATGATATTAATTTTGGCGGAGAATGGCTTTTTGGGAAGGTATGTTATTGGATATTCGGAAATGCTGTGGGTAATTTCGATCTTGGTACATCGTTGAGGGATTTCTTATTCCAAATGGCGCCGATAGTTCGCGACCGTGGAAATAGAGCTGGTAGTTCTTTTTGTAGAGAACCTATCAATAATATTTTTGAAAAAATAGACCAGGTGTTGTGGGGGGAGAGTACGATCGATATCGATCTAGATATGCCCGCTCGTTTTGATGTAAGGGTTCCGGTAGATGTTTTTGATTTATGGAGGATTTACCTTATCGATTGCGGGGATTGTTCCTTGATCGCTTATAAAATGACGACATATCCAAATTTTATTGTAAACTCTATTAGAGTTGGGGAATTCGACTTGGTAGTTCGTGAGGTTTATGAAAGAATCAATAAAGAGTATGAAGCAAATATTGGCGTTGAATTCTAG
- a CDS encoding RHS repeat-associated core domain-containing protein, producing the protein MIGQSAQDGQTGSPYRYAGMRYDEIGLYVTPNRSYVPGIGRWLQMDPSGIKDGLNRYAYVGNNPLGLTDPTGLAGCCAAAGMGAAEASEAALAEERAAAAAAVGEEEAGAVGAAGMGEMRMAPGAAQAIAEHGPGSEIGWAVGQIAADAEAAFGRAVDAVKGAFGGGKVGATEEMNLAS; encoded by the coding sequence GTGATTGGCCAGAGTGCACAGGATGGGCAGACGGGATCGCCGTATCGCTACGCCGGCATGCGGTATGACGAGATCGGGCTGTACGTCACGCCGAACCGCAGCTACGTGCCGGGGATTGGGCGCTGGTTGCAGATGGACCCCAGCGGCATCAAGGATGGGCTGAACAGGTATGCCTACGTGGGGAACAATCCGCTTGGGTTGACTGATCCGACGGGGCTTGCGGGTTGCTGTGCCGCTGCGGGCATGGGCGCTGCTGAAGCTTCCGAGGCTGCGTTGGCGGAAGAACGAGCTGCTGCTGCGGCTGCTGTTGGTGAGGAAGAGGCCGGTGCCGTAGGTGCTGCGGGAATGGGCGAAATGCGGATGGCCCCTGGAGCTGCTCAGGCTATAGCCGAACATGGGCCTGGATCTGAGATAGGGTGGGCCGTAGGGCAGATTGCTGCTGATGCTGAAGCGGCGTTTGGGCGGGCGGTCGATGCGGTAAAGGGGGCATTTGGTGGTGGGAAAGTTGGCGCCACCGAGGAAATGAATTTGGCCAGTTGA
- a CDS encoding ATP-binding protein, with product MSESARHPNPIGPNPAGTGPAGPDAAAIHAANGRVLDLEIAWFQRVLEHRFAAHAPRDGAPPPAGGLPPPPRLPKGDAPYARLVRDLRLDAAERLVLILALIPHLAPELLDPFLIQNQAIGRRFSEFGGHIGQAHAGFLPTAETALFLLAGGDRARRLAHRPLFAAEHRLTVQGILAPDHRGGEEPPPSALLRLSPEYLERLLSGGDYQPPPGPEFPAQRITTALDWDDLVLDTPTRAQVEMIRRWIRHADTLMNGWGLAKRLKPGYRSLFYGPPGTGKTLTASLLGKAHGLAVYRVDLSRVVSKWIGETEKNLGNLFDQAQHRNWILFFDEADALFGKRTETRSANDRSANQQIAYLLQRLEDFPGVVILATNQRAHMDEAFTRRFQSSILFPMPDTDARLRLWRDNFQDQPFDLAADVDLERLATDHELAGGSILNVLRYACLLAVERKPATITANDLMQAIRQELNKEGRYLR from the coding sequence ATGAGCGAGAGCGCGCGCCACCCCAATCCCATTGGCCCCAATCCTGCCGGCACAGGCCCGGCCGGCCCGGATGCCGCCGCGATCCATGCCGCCAACGGCCGCGTGCTGGATTTGGAGATCGCGTGGTTCCAGCGGGTGCTGGAGCACCGCTTCGCCGCACACGCGCCCCGCGACGGCGCGCCGCCACCGGCGGGCGGCCTGCCGCCGCCACCCCGCCTACCCAAGGGCGACGCCCCCTACGCCCGGCTGGTGCGCGACCTTCGCCTGGACGCGGCGGAGCGGCTGGTCCTGATCCTGGCCCTCATCCCCCATCTGGCGCCGGAACTGCTTGACCCCTTCCTCATCCAGAACCAGGCCATAGGCCGGCGCTTCAGCGAGTTCGGCGGCCACATCGGCCAAGCGCACGCGGGCTTCCTGCCCACGGCGGAGACGGCGCTGTTTCTGCTGGCCGGGGGCGACCGGGCCCGGCGCCTGGCCCACCGCCCCCTGTTCGCGGCCGAGCATCGCCTGACCGTCCAGGGCATCCTGGCGCCGGACCATCGCGGCGGTGAGGAGCCGCCACCGTCGGCCCTGCTGCGACTGTCACCGGAATATCTGGAACGGCTGTTGAGCGGGGGGGACTACCAGCCGCCGCCCGGTCCCGAGTTTCCGGCCCAGCGCATCACCACCGCGCTGGACTGGGACGACCTGGTGCTGGACACACCCACCCGCGCCCAGGTGGAGATGATCCGCCGCTGGATCCGCCACGCCGACACGCTGATGAACGGCTGGGGCCTGGCCAAGCGTCTGAAGCCCGGTTACCGCAGCCTGTTCTATGGGCCGCCGGGAACGGGCAAGACGCTGACCGCCAGCCTGCTGGGCAAGGCGCATGGCCTGGCGGTCTATCGGGTGGACCTGTCGCGCGTCGTGTCGAAATGGATCGGTGAGACGGAAAAGAACCTGGGCAACCTGTTCGACCAGGCCCAGCACCGCAATTGGATCCTGTTCTTCGACGAGGCCGACGCCCTGTTCGGGAAACGCACGGAAACGCGCAGCGCCAACGACCGCTCCGCCAACCAGCAGATCGCCTATCTGCTGCAACGGCTGGAGGATTTCCCGGGCGTGGTCATCCTGGCCACCAACCAGCGCGCCCATATGGATGAGGCATTCACCCGGCGCTTCCAATCCTCCATCCTGTTTCCCATGCCGGATACGGACGCGCGCCTGCGACTGTGGCGGGACAATTTCCAGGACCAGCCGTTCGACCTGGCCGCGGACGTGGATTTGGAGCGCCTGGCGACGGATCACGAACTGGCCGGCGGCAGCATCCTGAACGTGCTGCGCTACGCCTGCCTGCTGGCAGTGGAGCGGAAACCGGCCACCATCACCGCCAACGACCTGATGCAGGCAATTCGCCAGGAATTGAACAAGGAGGGGCGCTACTTGCGTTAG
- a CDS encoding polymorphic toxin type 50 domain-containing protein encodes MDNDGFLSTVGATQSYGTANALNGYSSVNGNAYGYDGRGNVTTAGALIAMSYDSRNMLTRYAQGGTVQSMGYYPEGGRAWKQLNGVTTLTFEALGVEWGDYDVNGNLVRRYVRSTATGGPGGGDVMGWVDSSGARSLAVHDRQGSVVTVLNASGQSISAYYAYNDFGQSAQDGQTGSPYRYAGMRYDEIGLYVTPNRTYVPGIGRWLQMDPSGIKDGLNRYAYVGNDPLSQYDPLGLQAMGVWVPEGPLPVYLPPELAPGSPQGIQAGNVLAGNITQGLANLGNFAQSVPDRIIAGGIAGALMLNKAFSDKEGEGPQVNPNKQGKHQPGHRNFQPGKSELTHPDPQELVDKGAGTGQQVGSTPVGDAGSKERVDFGENIGTHVDPVTGDRNPTDIGIIHYGKDDVHIVPARPNPY; translated from the coding sequence GTGGACAACGACGGTTTCCTGTCGACGGTGGGTGCGACGCAGAGCTATGGCACGGCCAACGCGCTGAACGGGTACAGTTCGGTTAACGGCAACGCCTATGGGTACGATGGCCGGGGGAACGTGACCACGGCGGGCGCTTTGATCGCCATGAGCTACGACAGCCGCAACATGCTGACGCGGTACGCGCAGGGCGGCACGGTGCAGAGCATGGGGTACTACCCCGAGGGCGGGCGGGCGTGGAAGCAGCTGAACGGCGTGACGACGCTGACGTTCGAGGCGCTGGGGGTGGAGTGGGGCGACTACGACGTCAACGGCAATCTTGTGCGGCGGTACGTGCGCTCGACGGCCACGGGCGGCCCCGGCGGCGGGGACGTCATGGGATGGGTGGACAGCAGCGGGGCCCGCTCGCTGGCGGTGCACGACCGCCAGGGCAGCGTGGTGACGGTGCTGAACGCGTCGGGCCAGTCCATCAGCGCCTATTACGCGTACAACGACTTTGGCCAGAGTGCCCAGGACGGGCAGACCGGATCGCCGTACCGGTATGCGGGCATGCGGTATGATGAGATCGGGCTGTATGTGACGCCCAACCGCACCTACGTCCCCGGCATCGGGCGCTGGTTGCAGATGGACCCCAGCGGCATCAAGGACGGGCTCAACCGGTACGCCTATGTAGGCAATGACCCGCTGAGCCAGTACGATCCGCTGGGCTTGCAGGCCATGGGGGTGTGGGTGCCCGAAGGGCCGTTGCCGGTGTACCTGCCGCCTGAGTTAGCACCTGGCTCGCCTCAGGGCATACAAGCTGGAAATGTGCTGGCGGGGAACATCACCCAAGGACTTGCTAATCTGGGGAACTTTGCTCAAAGCGTTCCAGATCGTATCATCGCTGGTGGCATTGCTGGTGCGCTAATGCTCAACAAGGCGTTCTCTGATAAAGAAGGGGAGGGGCCGCAGGTTAATCCAAATAAGCAAGGTAAGCATCAACCTGGCCACAGAAACTTCCAGCCTGGTAAGAGTGAATTGACGCACCCAGACCCCCAAGAACTCGTCGATAAAGGCGCAGGAACTGGGCAGCAAGTGGGCAGCACGCCGGTAGGCGATGCAGGTTCAAAAGAGCGCGTGGATTTTGGGGAAAACATTGGGACTCATGTTGATCCTGTTACTGGGGATCGAAATCCGACGGATATTGGGATTATCCACTACGGAAAGGATGATGTTCATATAGTGCCCGCACGGCCAAATCCGTACTAG
- a CDS encoding contractile injection system tape measure protein encodes MPAQRHHLRRLSVEADLTDAGLAVALRSRVEDLARDRVPALLQRVFDAVVPAEAHVHLDRLDLDLGVLPAAGLEEAMLQTLETALMEALTEAVARARHAPDDDARSLTAEQTRLEALDRYLARGTLPFWAQGEDYAPAPLLRRVAAEQPAALAALLLRRGRERRVLERLVLQAGEDGLRDVLRLMTPDAAATILAYLADLAVLHREEPVAALAESALRRLLWLLTLDYLVREAGSQFNRRSYLADLLAGVVEREGIPLSRLMDLLRRGLERRRRHGPLGSSLPAVLEELLAGRAADAPPHDAAPPPEPDIFTAVAAAAETGRLDDLLLPLRRRAGDRPALEALLRRLSAMGFGRLVAAQEPAHADLILAYLADLAAAHHDAPLVALSDAGLDRLLRLLTLLALWRDPGSQFNRRDFMRRLLQGMAAADSVPYEALLDLLSRAAARTARHRPLSASFPAVMVELAGERAVTTAAQPPAPAAMAGTAPLARLEAALRTGEGLSELGTLVNDLAATTPGSLADLVRRLASQRSALHRLAGLAPDALGRLLGLLDAEHAELVLSYLDGLQALHRADALLPVDEAAFRRLTWALALTYVAREPGSQFNRRSLLRSLIHGIAAHDGLDQALLLTALRRGLDRLAHHRAPAGSLPAVLGELLAETGDGPLPADPLPLVDRFLRTGQLPGVDLRVLAAHDPTGLATLLRRLARAEPAAWTVRLERLLNYLLPIEVARLLAPDHAETMQRWLDREDGGDAAAWQQALAPLLRGEAPLTPVDGTDPTSRFDRAALLRHWLDHGTFPWWVPPGLEPSAVLDAALPGLADGPMAALHALFLVPDAGQRLARLARAVGWLGAERGDALLARLAPWARDPTGPLALLLRDRAPEGRRDILLRAAAAGLAGAPLNLMDVSSAGAMPLAPDAAPPPREPPPDRTGVDKAQALDWLTGDGADAHPALPHLARLIASMADAGDADLRHALMAGLAHPATRRRWAAFLPDEILGRLLEILAGPLATFLRQAAGVLTAAHRHFPTASTPPGALSGITAGGPPWAMLLDILAARPAEDRTERSLANDLVQRLAGADPAAQAPLLAQALFLARNAGLAGLYAVLQPPQVTRDHRAAAPSGPSPSRQTPAEPNRGKTRFGPDEEETMPTGESLYAGNAGLVLVAPFLPHFFKGLDVLSDGPDGKPRIQGLEAASRAVHLLQHLVDERCDRPEPDLVLNKLLCGLAPSTPVAPSIAPSEAELALCAQLTQAIIGNWPAIRSTSPAGLRETFLQRQGRLNQTEAGWALTVQRKTVDVLVDQVPWSFSVAFQRWMPAPIHVTW; translated from the coding sequence ATGCCCGCCCAACGCCACCACCTGCGCCGACTGAGCGTGGAGGCCGACCTGACGGACGCGGGTCTGGCCGTGGCCCTGCGCAGCCGGGTGGAGGATTTGGCGCGGGACCGCGTGCCGGCGCTGTTGCAGCGCGTCTTCGACGCCGTGGTGCCGGCCGAGGCCCATGTCCACCTGGACCGCCTGGACCTGGACCTGGGCGTGCTGCCGGCGGCGGGGCTGGAGGAGGCCATGCTGCAAACGCTGGAGACGGCGTTGATGGAGGCGCTGACGGAAGCGGTGGCGAGGGCCCGCCATGCCCCCGACGACGACGCCCGCAGCCTGACAGCGGAGCAGACGCGGCTGGAAGCGCTGGACCGCTACCTCGCGCGCGGCACCCTGCCGTTCTGGGCGCAGGGTGAGGATTACGCCCCCGCCCCCCTGCTGCGCCGGGTGGCGGCGGAACAGCCGGCGGCCCTGGCCGCCCTGCTGCTGCGCCGGGGACGGGAACGGCGGGTGCTGGAACGCCTGGTCCTGCAAGCGGGGGAGGATGGGCTGCGCGACGTGCTGCGCCTGATGACCCCGGACGCGGCGGCGACCATCCTGGCCTATCTGGCCGACCTGGCCGTACTGCACCGGGAGGAACCCGTGGCGGCGCTGGCGGAATCGGCGTTGCGGCGCCTGCTGTGGCTGCTGACCCTGGACTATCTGGTGCGGGAAGCCGGATCGCAATTCAACCGCCGCAGCTATCTGGCCGATCTGCTGGCCGGCGTGGTGGAGCGCGAGGGCATACCCCTGTCCCGGCTGATGGACCTGCTGCGCCGGGGGCTGGAACGGCGGCGGCGCCACGGGCCGCTGGGGTCATCCCTGCCCGCGGTGCTGGAGGAGTTGCTGGCCGGGCGGGCGGCGGACGCCCCACCCCACGACGCGGCCCCACCGCCCGAACCGGACATCTTCACCGCCGTGGCGGCGGCGGCCGAAACCGGGCGACTGGATGACCTTCTTCTTCCCCTGCGCCGCCGCGCCGGCGACCGGCCGGCGCTGGAGGCGCTGCTGCGCCGGTTGTCGGCCATGGGCTTCGGCCGGCTGGTGGCGGCGCAGGAACCGGCACATGCCGATCTGATCCTGGCCTATCTGGCGGACCTGGCCGCCGCCCATCACGACGCGCCGCTGGTGGCCCTGTCCGACGCCGGCCTGGATCGGCTGTTGCGCCTGCTCACGCTGCTGGCCCTGTGGCGCGATCCAGGGTCGCAGTTCAACCGCCGTGATTTCATGCGCCGCCTGCTGCAGGGCATGGCCGCCGCCGACAGCGTTCCCTATGAGGCGCTGCTGGACCTGCTGTCACGGGCGGCGGCGCGAACCGCGCGGCACCGGCCGCTGTCCGCATCATTCCCCGCGGTGATGGTGGAACTGGCGGGGGAACGGGCGGTGACCACCGCCGCCCAGCCCCCCGCGCCAGCAGCCATGGCGGGCACGGCCCCCCTGGCCCGGCTGGAGGCGGCGCTGCGCACCGGCGAGGGCCTGTCGGAATTGGGAACGCTGGTCAACGACCTGGCCGCCACCACCCCCGGTTCCCTGGCCGACCTGGTACGGCGACTGGCATCTCAGCGGTCCGCACTGCATCGGCTGGCGGGATTGGCGCCGGACGCCCTGGGCCGCCTGCTTGGCCTGCTGGACGCCGAACACGCCGAACTGGTGCTGTCCTACCTGGACGGCCTGCAAGCGTTGCACCGGGCCGACGCCCTGCTGCCCGTGGACGAGGCGGCGTTCCGTCGCCTGACCTGGGCGCTGGCCCTGACCTATGTGGCCCGCGAACCGGGCAGCCAGTTCAACCGGCGCAGCCTGTTGCGCAGCCTGATCCACGGCATCGCCGCCCATGACGGGTTGGACCAGGCGCTGTTGCTGACGGCCCTGCGCCGTGGCCTGGACCGGCTGGCGCACCACCGGGCGCCGGCCGGGTCACTGCCCGCCGTGCTGGGCGAACTGCTGGCCGAGACCGGCGACGGTCCGTTGCCGGCCGATCCCCTGCCCCTGGTCGACCGTTTCCTGCGGACCGGCCAGTTGCCGGGCGTCGACCTGCGGGTGCTGGCCGCACACGACCCCACCGGGCTGGCGACCCTGCTGCGGCGCCTGGCGCGGGCGGAACCGGCCGCCTGGACCGTGCGTCTGGAGCGCCTGTTAAACTACCTGTTGCCCATCGAGGTCGCCCGCCTGCTGGCGCCCGACCATGCGGAAACCATGCAGCGTTGGCTGGACCGGGAGGACGGCGGTGACGCGGCGGCCTGGCAACAGGCGCTGGCCCCCCTGCTGCGGGGGGAGGCGCCGCTGACGCCGGTGGACGGCACCGACCCCACCAGCCGGTTCGACCGTGCGGCGTTGCTGCGCCATTGGCTGGATCATGGGACCTTCCCCTGGTGGGTCCCGCCCGGGCTGGAACCCTCGGCGGTGCTGGATGCGGCGCTGCCCGGATTGGCCGACGGCCCGATGGCGGCGCTGCACGCGCTGTTCCTGGTTCCCGACGCCGGGCAGCGCCTGGCCCGACTGGCCCGCGCCGTGGGCTGGCTGGGGGCGGAGCGGGGTGACGCCCTGCTGGCGCGGCTGGCGCCCTGGGCGCGTGATCCCACCGGGCCCCTGGCCCTTCTGTTGCGTGATCGGGCACCGGAGGGGCGGCGCGATATCCTGTTGCGCGCCGCCGCCGCCGGCCTGGCGGGCGCGCCGTTGAACCTGATGGACGTGTCATCGGCCGGCGCCATGCCGCTGGCCCCGGACGCCGCCCCGCCCCCCCGCGAGCCGCCCCCGGACCGGACCGGGGTGGACAAGGCGCAGGCCCTGGACTGGCTGACGGGGGATGGGGCTGACGCGCATCCGGCCCTTCCCCATCTGGCGCGCCTGATCGCCAGCATGGCGGACGCGGGCGATGCGGACCTGCGCCACGCCCTGATGGCCGGCCTGGCACATCCCGCCACGCGGCGACGCTGGGCCGCCTTCCTGCCGGACGAGATCCTGGGCCGGCTGCTGGAGATCCTGGCCGGCCCCCTGGCCACCTTCCTGCGGCAGGCGGCCGGCGTGCTGACCGCCGCCCACCGCCATTTTCCGACGGCGAGCACCCCGCCGGGGGCCCTGTCGGGGATCACGGCCGGCGGCCCGCCCTGGGCGATGTTGCTGGACATCCTGGCGGCCCGCCCGGCGGAAGACCGGACCGAGCGGTCACTGGCCAACGATTTGGTCCAGCGCCTGGCCGGCGCGGATCCGGCGGCCCAGGCCCCCCTGCTGGCACAGGCGCTGTTCCTGGCGCGTAATGCCGGCCTGGCCGGGCTTTATGCCGTGCTTCAGCCGCCGCAGGTCACCCGGGATCACAGGGCCGCCGCCCCATCCGGACCTTCGCCGTCGCGCCAAACACCCGCCGAACCCAACCGGGGCAAGACCCGGTTCGGCCCGGATGAGGAGGAAACGATGCCCACAGGTGAGTCCCTGTATGCCGGGAATGCCGGCCTGGTCCTGGTCGCCCCCTTCCTGCCCCACTTCTTCAAAGGCCTGGACGTGTTGAGCGACGGGCCGGACGGCAAGCCGCGCATCCAGGGGCTGGAGGCGGCGTCGCGGGCCGTGCACCTGCTTCAGCACCTGGTCGATGAACGCTGCGACCGCCCTGAACCCGACCTGGTGCTCAACAAGCTGTTGTGCGGCCTGGCGCCCTCCACGCCGGTGGCACCGTCCATCGCGCCCTCCGAGGCGGAGCTGGCGCTGTGCGCCCAGTTGACCCAGGCGATCATCGGCAACTGGCCCGCCATCCGCAGCACCTCACCCGCCGGCCTGCGGGAAACGTTCCTGCAGCGCCAGGGACGCCTGAACCAGACGGAGGCCGGTTGGGCGCTGACGGTGCAGCGCAAGACGGTGGACGTGCTGGTCGACCAGGTCCCCTGGAGCTTCAGCGTGGCGTTCCAGCGGTGGATGCCGGCACCCATCCACGTGACATGGTGA
- a CDS encoding IS3 family transposase (programmed frameshift), translating into MSKTTNKFSPEVRSRAVRLVLDHEKDHPSRWAAVMSIAAKIGCSGQTLNEWVKKAEVEAGTRAGVPSDVAERLRALERENRELRQANEILRKASAYFCGGGARPPVQAMIAFIDEHRGAHGVEPICQVLPITPSTYHRHASRRSDPDRLPARAKRDTRLKVAIRRVFDENFAVYGVRKVWHQLKREGHAVARCTVARLMRDLGLRGVIRGKPVKTTVSDKAAPCPLDHVNRQFYAPRPNMLWLSDFTYVATWQGFVYVAFVIDAYARRIVGWRVSRTAHAAFVLDALEQALHERRPAKHGGLVHHSDRGVQYVSIKYTERLADAGIEPSVGSVGDSYDNALAETINGLYKAEVIHRRGPWRSFEAVEYATLEWVDWFNHRRILGPIGNIPPAEAEARFHAMTDTPAMAA; encoded by the exons ATGAGCAAGACGACGAACAAGTTTTCCCCCGAAGTTCGGTCCCGCGCTGTGCGGCTGGTGCTGGATCATGAGAAGGATCATCCGTCCCGTTGGGCGGCGGTGATGTCGATCGCGGCGAAGATCGGCTGTTCGGGCCAGACGCTGAACGAATGGGTGAAGAAAGCCGAGGTTGAAGCAGGCACGCGGGCCGGTGTGCCCAGCGACGTTGCGGAACGGCTGAGGGCGCTGGAACGGGAGAACCGGGAACTGCGCCAAGCGAATGAGATCCTGCGCAAGGCGAGCGCGTATT TTTGCGGCGGCGGAGCTCGACCGCCGGTTCAAGCCATGATCGCCTTCATCGATGAGCATCGGGGTGCGCACGGGGTCGAGCCGATCTGCCAGGTGTTGCCGATCACCCCGTCCACCTATCACCGGCATGCGTCGCGGCGCTCCGACCCGGACCGCCTGCCGGCGCGGGCCAAGCGGGACACGCGGTTGAAGGTCGCGATACGGCGGGTGTTCGACGAGAACTTCGCCGTCTACGGCGTGCGCAAGGTCTGGCATCAGCTCAAGCGGGAGGGCCACGCCGTCGCGCGCTGCACGGTCGCCCGACTGATGCGGGACCTGGGCCTGCGAGGTGTGATCCGGGGCAAGCCAGTGAAGACGACGGTGAGCGACAAGGCGGCGCCCTGTCCGCTGGACCATGTCAATCGGCAGTTCTATGCGCCCCGGCCGAACATGCTGTGGCTGTCGGACTTCACCTACGTCGCCACCTGGCAGGGCTTCGTCTACGTGGCCTTCGTCATCGACGCCTACGCCCGGCGCATCGTCGGCTGGCGGGTGTCGCGGACAGCCCATGCCGCCTTCGTGCTCGACGCCCTGGAGCAGGCCCTGCATGAAAGGCGACCGGCCAAGCACGGCGGCCTGGTTCACCATTCGGACAGGGGCGTTCAATACGTCAGCATCAAATACACCGAGCGCCTGGCCGACGCCGGGATCGAGCCCTCGGTCGGCAGTGTCGGGGATAGCTACGACAACGCCCTGGCGGAAACCATCAACGGTCTCTACAAGGCCGAGGTGATCCACCGGCGTGGACCATGGCGATCCTTCGAGGCCGTCGAATACGCCACCCTGGAATGGGTCGATTGGTTCAACCACCGGCGGATCCTGGGCCCCATCGGCAACATCCCGCCCGCCGAAGCTGAGGCTCGCTTCCACGCCATGACGGACACCCCGGCGATGGCCGCCTGA